From a single Populus trichocarpa isolate Nisqually-1 chromosome 17, P.trichocarpa_v4.1, whole genome shotgun sequence genomic region:
- the LOC18107403 gene encoding cyclin-B1-2: MEAPKMIEHQIGDIHDALRFGLDTKRGDIIGSHPLESALLSVERNQEHMKRITLANVYGAAFPVQMGIERQMLSRFQRPQGPIPSSMLGLEALTGSLEDFGFEDYLNDPRESETFRPVDMHSGMEVRLGLSKGPACKSFM; the protein is encoded by the exons ATGGAAGCACCAAAGATGATCGAGCATCAAATTGGAGACATCCATGATGCTCTTCGGTTCGGCCTCGATACCAAGAGAGGCGACATCATTGGATCTCACCCTCTTGAATCTGCCTTGCTCTCT gtGGAGAGAAATCAAGAGCATATGAAGAGAATAACACTTGCGAACGTTTATGGAGCAGCCTTTCCCGTTCAGATGGGCATCGAAAGGCAGATGCTTTCTAG ATTCCAGAGGCCACAAGGACCAATTCCATCTTCAATGCTAGGACTAGAGGCTTTGACAGGAAGTTTGGAGGATTTTGGTTTCGAGGATTATCTGAATG ATCCTCGTGAGTCTGAAACTTTCCGTCCAGTGGACATGCACAGTGGGATGGAAGTTCGTCTTGGATTGTCTAAAGGGCCAGCCTGCAAAAGCTTCATGTGA
- the LOC18107402 gene encoding transcription factor CYCLOIDEA: MFSSTSSTIHLFQSLSSSPFNPPPYITDHETTDIFHQHHHHIDPLTIPSVSTNPLPVTETVMNMAASNNSMMSERDVTALDGELYNRSHFLAGKKSVKKDRHSKIYTAQGLRDRRVRLSIEIARKFFDLQEMLGFDKASKTLDWLLTKSKYAIEELAKNGGEKCLSSTSTNCEVVSESGDLEDRVPSESQKQKMKKMQNMAVDLLVKESRAKARERARERTRVKMCTRRLHETKKCPDFSCLKQPSPLNQHQSWEKSSSYNGTSSMKVVARGQVEDPSSHHSLANHSPKGNIIEESIVMRRKLRPSATMGYQQNLLMLKEASCNNNSNSNSSYLPNLAQNWDISSAIAHSSFRPFTTMNPSTEIQLNGKLWGTGNN; encoded by the exons CATTACTGACCATGAAACTACTGACATTTTCcatcaacaccaccaccacattGATCCGCTCACAATTCCTTCAGTATCAACCAACCCATTACCAGTCACTGAGACCGTGATGAACATGGCAGCTTCAAACAACAGCATGATGTCTGAGCGAGATGTTACTGCTCTCGATGGAGAACTATATAATCGTTCTCATTTTCTTGCTGGGAAAAAATCTGTGAAGAAAGATAGGCACAGCAAAATCTACACAGCTCAAGGCTTGAGAGATAGGAGAGTGAGATTATCCATTGAAATCGCGCGTAAGTTCTTTGATCTCCAAGAGATGCTAGGGTTTGATAAAGCAAGTAAAACCCTAGACTGGCTTCTCACCAAATCAAAATATGCCATTGAGGAACTAGCCAAGAATGGAGGTGAGAAATGCTTGTCTTCTACTTCTACTAATTGTGAAGTTGTATCCGAAAGTGGGGACCTAGAGGACAGAGTACCTTCAGAGAGTCAAAAgcaaaagatgaagaagatgcaAAACATGGCAGTCGATCTTCTTGTCAAAGAGTCAAGGGCAAAAGCTAGAGAAAGAGCTAGGGAAAGGACTAGAGTGAAAATGTGTACTAGAAGGCTCCATGAGACAAAAAAATGTCCTGACTTTAGTTGCTTGAAGCAGCCAAGTCCCTTGAACCAACATCAATCATGGGAGAAATCATCCTCTTACAATGGCACATCCTCCATGAAGGTTGTTGCTCGTGGTCAAGTTGAAGATCCAAGCTCTCACCACTCACTTGCCAATCATTCTCCTAAAGGAAACATCATCGAAGAATCGATAGTGATGAGGAGGAAGTTGAGGCCATCTGCAACAATGGGTTATCAGCAAAACCTTCTAATGTTAAAAGAAGCAAGTtgcaacaacaacagcaacagcaacagcagctACTTACCCAATTTAGCCCAAAATTGGGACATTAGCAGTGCAATTGCGCACTCCAGCTTCCGTCCTTTTACCACCATGAATCCGTCTACAG AAATACAACTGAATGGAAAACTTTGGGGGACTGGGAACAATTGA